Within the Halichoerus grypus chromosome 2, mHalGry1.hap1.1, whole genome shotgun sequence genome, the region GGCACCGCGGCAGACAATGGGGCTGTGTGTAGGGGAGTCTGTGTGTAcactggagggaggagggaggagggtgagggaaaaggaggagggggcGGCCTAGCAGCTCTCGCAGGAGCATATGTGAGGGCAGGAGCCGGCCCAGGCTGTGGGGAACTGAAAACAAAGGGCCTGCTGAGATTTCCGCCAGCGGGGGGCTGCGGAGCGCCGAGAGAGGGAGCGCGCCGAGAGAGGGAGCGGGGAGCACTGAAGGCAGGAGCCCCGAAGTGCTCCCTGCCTGCGCCCCTAGCTCCCCCGTCAGCAAACAGCCTCCAGCCAGGCGGCAGTGGCTGACCCAGCTTTCCCCTGTGCTCTTGGGCCACGACCTCCCCAGGAGTGGGGGCTCCCTCATCTCGCCCCCCCACACCCGGGCCTGAACAGTTCCCAGCAAAAGAGTTTAGATTCAGGACACCGCAGAGCGCCCAGAACTCAAGAGATGCCCCAGAGCCAAGGGGTCACCTGGATCCCTGGTTCAGTAACACCCAGGGTGCGACCCCCTCCGTCACGATTTACGGACCACTCTTGGTACTCAAGATCCCCAGGGGCAAGGAGGGACACCGAGCGGTCCCACTGCTTCAGGGGCGATCTGTAGCGTCACAGTCCTCCCTCTGTTGTACGACCAAAAGCAGCCCGGGCTTAAATCCCAGTTCAGCCTTTAAGTaattgtgtgaccctgggcaagtcgcAGCCTTTCTTTGAATCTCTCCTTtcaccatctgtgaaatgggagaacAATAGCTGCCGTTCTCGGATCGTTCTTAGGATCAGAACAGATTAGATGGGCAGAAACTCCAGAGGCTTAAGGTACTGTGCGGGACAGAGTTCTGTCCTCCTCTTCCCGTACGGATTCGAAGTTCAAGGATGAGGCCGCTCCGGCTTTCAGGTGAGGGGGAGGGCCTGCCACGGGTCAGGAAGGGCGTgttctcccacctcctcccctcggTCAGGCACCGAATTCTTCCGTAGGGCCCCGGGACCCTTCGGATTAGTGCTTGGAGTCCTCCCTCGGGGCCTGACGTCACCGCCGCCCCGTGACGTCACGGTGGGCGcccctgaggtcacagagccgCGGCGCAGACAAAGGCCCGGCGTGCCTCCggcctgggcccctccccacGCGCCGTCCCCCCTCGCCACGGCCACGGCCGTCCCCCGCTCCCCCCGGCCCGCACCTGAGGAACTCCTGCAGGCAGGTGTCGCAGAAGCGGTGGCCGCAGGTAGAAACCTGCACCGGCTCGCGCATGGGCTTCCCGCACAGCGGGCACAGCAGCCGCCGCTTGGGCTTCTCCAGGAACTTGTAGTCGAAGCCGGGCAtggcgggcgggcgggcgagcGGCGGGCACGGGCAAGCGGGGCCGGGCACGCGGCGGCCCCACAGCCCGCGCCTCGCTCCGGCCGCGCTCCCGGCTCCGGGCGGCGCCGACTGGCGGCCGCGGCCTGCGCCCAGCCCCCCGAGCCCGCCCGCCGGAAGAGGGGGTGGAGCCGCGCCCGCGCGGTCCTAGCACCCACCGCACCCAGCTCCCACCCACCTCGCGGGCTCGCGGCGTCGGGGTCGGCGGACAGCCAGCCTGGCGCCCTCCACCGAGCGCgggctcctctctccctttcgGAAGAGATCGTGGCTCCGCTTCTCCCCGGGGCCGGGGGCGCCCTGACCCTGGATGGGCCGGAGGGCCCCGGCGGCCGGGCTGGGCCGCGCCACAAAGGTTCGCTTCTCCAGAGTCAACAGCTCGGTCTCGGGGGGCCACGTGTCGCCCCAGTGCCCGGGACTCCAGCTTGCAGGTGCTAGGCAGCTGAAGTCTGGCAACCAGATCTGGGGAGCTGGGCTGGCGCGGGGAAGCCGAGCTGGGCGCTGGGCCAGAGGAACCTCGGCCCCAGCCTCAGGCTGCGCCCACATTCCTCCCTGGACCgcggccctgcccagccctggggtGTCGGGccgccaccccatcccccccgaAGAGACCACATTCTAGGCAGGCAGCTGATGTTTTTATTGGCGCGATTTCCCAGTCATCTGGAAAACTGGTCTGGCCCAGCCAGCTACCCTTTCTCCCAACCTGCTTTGGGGGAATGGCTGGGGTGAGGGCAACCTTCAGCAGGGATCCCCCTCTGCAGTAGACACTTTGGTGCCCTTGCAGGTGCACTCCCAGTCCGCTCAGAAGTTGTGCAGCACATCTATGCCTCGGGATCTCGgagcgggggtgggtggggaagctCCCTGTTCCAGGCAATGCAGAAGCCAGGCTGCCAGAATGGCCAGTCCAGGCAGGATGGGGCTTGCCCTGCTCCAGAGCACTGAGCTGCTATCCCAGGGGGCACCAGCGGCTTATTTTCTAACTGGGCTGGGGAAAGGACAGGGTCTGGGTGGAGCCACAGCTGCCTCCAGCTTTTTTCTGCCAAGACTCTGGAGGCCACCCTGCTTCGGAAGGTTGGGTCGGCTTTCCGACTCTAGCCAGTCTGGACCCTGGGGACACCAACTtaagaggggtggggagagaaaagagagatactGGGGGAACGGGGTGGGTTGAGGTTTACGGGTCCAGGGCCAAAGGAGAGTGGCCGCTTGCCTGGTTCTTCCGCCACACTGAGGACCCTCCAGGGGGCTGCGGGGACAGTCTTGCTGCAAGCAGCTGCAGTCTTCAAGCACGGTCGGAGGAGCAGCAACATCAGGGTGGTCCAGGGGTGTATCTAGGTGCCTCACGGGGGAATCGGCTCATCGGTAACCGCTGCAGGGTACACACGAGAAAGCCCTGCGGCCGCCCTGAGGGCAGTGCCTCCAGCGAGGGACACCCACCTCCGCTCCCACTCCCACACGGGGCCCTGGACTCCGGACCCTGACCGGCCAGAAACAGAGGTGCCAACTAAATGGGATTGGGGGTAGGACAAAGAATGCCTTTGGGCCCCGGCAAGCACTGGGAACAGCCTTTCAGAAGGGCTGACTGACTCCCTTGCCCTCCCCAGGCAGGAAGCTGTCTTACCCTGCAGCTTCTGCTTTCATTTATCTGGGGGCTTAAGATGCTTTTAGTGCTTTGGGCTGTGACCACTGGGGGATGGGAGCGTGGGCAGGGACGCGCTGGATTAACCCTTGTGGATGTGAGGCGGAAAGTTACAACTCACGGCGGACTGCCAGGAGAGTGTTTCCATGGCAACACGACACAGAAGTCACTGTGTAGGGGTGTGTCTCATCCAGCTGCACTGGCCGAGGGAGTCCAGCATCCTCATCCCTTCTTCCTAGTCGACCTCGGGCCCCTTTGCCCCAGGAGTACACTTCACCCTCTGCCAAAGAGAATCCCAAGGACGGAAATAGGAGGACACAGCTTAGCAAGCAGCTACCCTCCTGGATTGCTGTACTGGCCCCAGTAGGAGGTTCAGGAGCCCTGAGCAGgatactccccccacccccgactcatGGGCCTGCCAGCACCCCTGTCTGCCCCCATTGTGCCCACTAATCAATCACCTGCCCCAATGGCTACAGTGAACGCATCCCCACAGGCCACCATTGCTATCTTGATATTCTGCAGGCCTTGGACTTGACAGGGTGCCCTGCTGACCCGGCGGGCACTGGTGCCCAACTGCCCATGCTGATTGCTGCCGAATGTATAGCAGTCACCAGACGCTgcaggggaggaaagaggagaggaaggaaaggggtgcCTCAGCTGAGATCCCGAGGAGGCCAGGACAGTCGACCTGCGGCCTCCTGTGCCCGGGTCCTACTCACCAGTCACCGCAGCTGAATGAGCAGTGCCCAGGTCCACACTGAGCAGGGGCTCCTGGTCGAGGGGTGCAGAACCTAGTGGTGTGAAGCTCAGGGCCTCCTCCACCTGCTGGTGGGgggcaggctcctcccccagggaGAGGTGGTCCAGGCCCAGCTTGTTGAACCTTGAAGGTGGAGCCAGAAGCCAAGTCTGACTGACGGTTTGCATAGACCCGACTGACCCCACCAATCTGGGCAAGAGCTGGTCCCTAGGGGACAGATCCCACCCTGGATTGAACCCAGCAGCGCTCTCAACCCCACCCTCAGTTTGGACCCTCGGTGGAAGGGAGGCCATGACAGATGGAGCATTAGCGGCcagggagggggagtggcaggctggTCACGCCAGGGGACCCATTCACCTGTTACTCCCACAGGCCAGGGCTCGACCAGGGACAGTGAGGATCATGGAGGAGTCAATGCCACATACCACCCGCTGGGCTTCCTGTCCTGGGGGCATGGACACCTGCTGGGGGCTGCTGTGGGACTCCCTGGTGCCCAGTCCTAGCCGGCCTACAAGGAGAAACCAGGATGGGGCTAGTCTGGGTTTTAGCGCTGGTGATGCCAGGATGAGGAGCAGCCACGGAGAGGAGGTAACCTCGTGAGTGAAGGCTGTGCCCTCAGCCAGAAATACCTAACCTTGGGCCCTCTGTGGCCAAAATCCTACTCCTCCTTATGGCGCTGTTCACGTGCCAACTCTGTCTCCTCCAGGCACGTCCCATGCCATTCCTTGGGTTCCCACGTCTCTGGACCCTGAGGGGAGCCCTGATGCTGTCTCTCTTTTATTGCAGGGAGATGTCATCCCTCCCCCGTCTAGAGTGAGCCTGCCAGGAGGACAGAAACCCCATGTAAGTCCTCTCTGGTTTCAAATGCCTAGCATGACATCTGACCCAGAGAGGGCCACCATAAGTACTGTCGGATGAACGAGATCTCTCATTATGTCGTAAGCACCTGAAGGAAGGGACTCCTGTTCATATTGTCTCTGCACCCAGCACAAGGAGGGGCTCCTACTAGATGTGCAGTAAAGTTTTGTTAAATCAAGAAATGAGTGGAAttggaagagaaaggagggagaaggggccaTGGGGTGGAAGGCGGGTATGAAGAGGAACCAGTCCCAGTCAGGCATGTGAGATGGAGCCTAGAGCCTGGAACAGGGCGGAGGGCTTACCACCGTCGCCGCGGCCCCACGCAAAGAGTTCTCGCTCAGTGGACAGGGCCAGCACGTGGGACGCCCCACAGGCCACCTGCACCATCTCGTAGCCCAGCAGCGCCTCCACAATGGTgggctagagagagagaggggaagcgaGAGAGACGAGGTAAGGGGCCTGGACCAGCTGCCTGGCCTCAGCATCCCGTGGAGAGACGAAGAAGTTGGAGGCTGCAAATTCTCATGAGACagctgtgcctttttttttttttttttaatttttttttgacagcTGTGTCTTTAActgccacacacacccccgccacacacacactctctctcacacacacacacactgcaaccACTGGGGAAAAGCCTGGTCTTTCTGTACTTCCCCTGGTGTTGCCCAGAACAGGTGCAGCCTGGGAGCTAGAGGGACCTATGGCTGCTGGGGATCCCCGGCCTCCAACTCCGGTGTCAGCTGTCAGATGCGGGCTCCTTGCCATCTCCCCACTTCCACCTCCTCCCCAAGGTACCTGCAGCACCCACCTGGCTGAGGTCATTGAGGCTGCCATGGCCTAGGCACCCATTGCTGCCACTGCCAAAGGTCATGATGATACCTCGGTCTGCAGAGGGAGTTggtgaagaaagagaagggagagaggttGGGCTGTTTTTCCAAAGAGGCCAGTCCATGGGTTGGAGGAGCAAGAAGTTGGAAGCAAAGTCTGGAAGAATGGGACAAGAGGCAGAAAAGGACAGGCAGGGTGTCTCTTCGTGGGAGTTTGGACAAGTGACAGcctctgagtttatttttattttttaagattttttatttatttatttgacagagacacagtgagagagggaacacaagcagggggagtgggagagggcgaagcaggcctcccaccgagcagggagcccgatgcgcagggctcgatcccaggaccctgggatcatgacctgagccgaaggaagacgcttaacgactgagccacccaggcaccccgcctcTGAGCTTTAGATCGGAGCTTTCCCCATCTGTCACTGAGCCTCCCTCAAATGAGGATAATATACAGTAACTACCTGGCCAGGACTATTGTGAAGGGTAAAGGAGATTGTGTAAGTaaagtatctctctctctctaaaaattataaatacatctttaaaaaataataataataaagcagctGGTGCAGGCTAACGAGTAGAGAGGAGCATTAAGGAGTGACCAAATGACAACCAACGAGGGGAGTTGCTCTGGGGGGCCTTCTGAGACACTGTGGGATGCCCCAGGATAGTCCCCTGCTGGACTCACCGGTCAGGCAGGCTGTGAAGAGGTCCCCGCAGGCCACATGCTTGATAGTCACGCCCGACTGGCCCTCCAGGAAACGGGAGATGAACTGGGGCAGCTGCTGCTCCACGGCCCCCGGCAGGAGGGCGCCCCCTCCGGCGCCtaggggcggggcctgcgggaGGCCGGGAGGGCGTGGGCGGCGCCTGAGCGGCCCCTCCGGCCCCGCCTCCCGGCCCCGAGCAtcagccgccccccaccccccgccccccagcctgcTCACCTCCCACAGGATGAGGCGCCCCGAACGCGTGACGCCCGCCTTCTGCGTGCGTCCGGCTGCCACCTGGACCACTTCTGTGTTGAGCATCGGCAGCCGCAGCGGGGCGCTGAGCCCGCCGCCCCACGCGTACACGGACGACAGCGGTGGCGGAATGGCCGGCCGTGGGGGTCCCCGGGGTATGCCTGCGGGACAGCGCGTCGGGCCGATTAAACTGGTGGGAATGGCTTGGCGTCAGGGGGCACCGGCAGTCGGCTCTGACTTACCCCTGCAGCGGGCGCCGGTGCTCCTGCTCCCTGTGCTGCCGCCGGGGGCCATGGGTGGCCCAGGGACCAGGGACTTCTCTGCCCTGTGGGTCAGACGGGGGCTTCAGGACACGAACCATTCCTGGCACCCCCGCACGCAGGCTTACTGTGCTCCCCCTGaggccccgcccccactccctgCACAGGCCTCCTCATGCGGACACTGCCCAAGTCGGTGTGAAGGTTGAGGAGCGCGCGGATGCAGAGGGGCTGTGCCATGATGTGGCTGAGCGGCGGCCGCCGGgagggctccaggctgagcagaCTGAGCACGAGCTGGCGCAGCTCAGGGCTGTACCGGTCAGAGATGGGTGCAAAGGTGCCACTCATGATCTTCAGCACCAGCGCTGGCAGGTTCTGTGGAAGCACGGAGAGGGAGGGTGGCCAGAGCCTGGGCCAGGCTCTTGGGACGCAGTACCTCCCGCCTCCAGGTCTAATGGGGTGGTCAGAGCAGAGCCCCGCACTCAGAACTTGCAGTCTGACCAGGGGACTCCCAGTGAGAGGAACTCCTCATAGGGGAGCTGCAGCTATGTCCTCAGAAACCTTAGGGGGTTGGGAGAACTCACATCTTGCCCTTAGGAGGGTCCCTAATCTGGTGCCCTCAGGAGTCCTCGGTTTCATGGGGGACCCAAGCCTGAGGGAAGCCACAGCCCTGGGGTAATCTACCAGCCTGATGAGGGAAACAACTCAGccaaaagagaagaaacacagaagTGGCTGGAGCCAAGGACTTccaggggagggagacagacatttCCCAATTGTCTCTTTGGGGGTATAACTCACCGCAGCTTCAAAGGCCCTCTTGAGACTGGCCAGCTCATAGAGGACACAGCCCAGGGCCCAGATGTCACTCTTCTGGTTGTAAGGCTTGCCCTCACACAGTTCAGGGGAGATGTAGCATGGGGTGCCCACCACCTGCAGGAGGGAAGCGGATATTATTATAGCTCAGGGGAAGGAAGGCCCTGTCCAAGGCCCAccggagactgcttctccctgcGGGACCACCCAGCCAGGGGCTAAGGGGCCAAGgtcttggggagggagggggttgggatgCAGAGAGAGCCTTGGCCCTCAAAACCTCCAGCACCCTTGAAGTCCCCTCTGTGCCCAGGCACCGTGTAGGCCTTGCTCTTGCTACTAAGGATCTTGGAGATGCCGAAGTCACCAATCTTGACAACCATGCGGTGTTTGTCAAGAAGGATGTTTTGAGTCTTGAGGTCCCGGTGCAGGATGAGATGGGTGTGCACGTGATGCAGCGCGAGCAGGATCTGCACAAAGAAGTGTAGGATGGTCTCCTCCTCCAGCAGGGAATTACAGCGCTTTTGGATGAACTCAGCCAGGGTGCCGCCTGCAGCCACAAGGAACTAGTTAAGCTCTAGGCTTTCCCATGCTTGGCACTCTCCTGCTGAGAAACTACCAGCCCAGACAGGGCAAGAGCCTGCCAGCCTCACACAACTCTATACCTCTGACCCTCAGTCCAACCTGTTCTGAGGAGGAAAGCTGGCTGATCTGTATCTGTCTGTTCCAGAGATGAGAGGCCCTTGGAGCCAGGCCAATGCAAGGAGGCTGGCCCACCTGGTGCGTATTCCATGGCAATCATGAGGGCCTTGTCCTCCAGGAAGTTCTCATAGTACTCAATGACATTGGGGTGGTTGAGGAGCTTGAGGACCTGGCACTCATTTTGGGCTGCCTGCCGCTCTTCTTTGGTCATCTGCTCCACTGGGATCTGCTTGATGATCACCAGCTTCTGGTCAGCCTTGCGCAGGCACAGGTGCACAATCCTGGGGACACAGAGCACAGGGGTAGGTCCCAGCTGAGCCTCCAGCCACATATCAGGCAGGGCAGACCTGGTCACTGGATGTTCCTTAGGAGAGGGGAAATAGGCACAGAGACTAAGAGGTCAGCTAACTAAATGTGCAGAACACCGAGTTTAAGAACAGGGAgaactagggtgcctgggtggctcagttggttaagcgactgccttcggctcaggtcatgatcctggagtcccgggatcgagtcccgcatcgggctccctgctcggcggggagtctgcttctccctctgaccctcctccctctcatgctctctgtctctcattctctctctctcaaataaataaataaaatctttaaaaaaaaaaaaaaagaacagggagaACTAACCACAAACACTgtgtgagaccttgggcaagtcatttaacctgaGGCACAGTGAAGTTAGTCTTGATCTTCCTAAGTTCCCATAGACTTTGGAGTtaactgcctgggttcaaattctggctcctcCTCTTACTACTTACCTGGTTTGGGATTATATGACATTTTCATCTGGAAAACAGAATCAATTTCCCTGGGTTGTTGagaggatcaaatgagaaaatgcatgtaagGCACTtagcatggtgcttggcacataaaaACTGCTCTATGCGTGGAAGCTGGTcatactattattttcttttctttttcttttatttatctatttattttatattttatttatttgacagcgagagacacagcaagagagggaacacaagcagggagagtgggagggggagaagcaggcttcccgcggagcagggagcccgatgcagggctcgatcccaggaccctgggatcatgacctgagccgaaggcagatgcccaatgactgagccatccaggcgcccctcttttttttttttttaaagattttatttatttatttgacagagagagacagcgagagagggaacacaagcagggggagtgggagagggagaagcaggcttcccgccgagcatggagcctgatgcggggctcgatcccaggacgctgggatcatgacctgagccgaaggcagacgcttaacgactgagccacccaggtgcccccatactaTTAGTTTCTTCCAACTCTGGTCAGTGGCCATAAACGCAGAGTCCTTGTTCTCCTTCACAACTATATCCCCAGAGCAGAGACCCGTAtttagcacatagtaggagctcaatgagtatctgctgaatgaatggagTGTAAGGTGATCATCTAAGtatcaaatttatatttccaactcaaacctctcctctgagccccagACTCACACATCCAACTACCTGCTTTGCTTTCTACCTGAATGGCTTCCAAGcatcctaaattttttttaaaaagattttatttatggggcgcctgggtggctcagtcgttaagcgtctgccttcggctcaggtctgatcccagggtcctgggatcgagccccgcatcgggctccctgctcagcgggaagcctgcttctccctctcacactccccttgcttgtgttccctctctcgctgcctctctgtcaaataaataaataaaatctttaaaaaaaaaaaaaaaaagattttatttatttatttgtcagaaagcgAGAGCAAGAGTgaacagcacaagcagggggagctgcaggcagagggagaagcaggctccccgctgagcaaggagcccgatgtaggactcgatcccaggaccctggtttcatgacctgagcagaaggcagctgcctaaccgactgagccacccaggcatcctgcatcctaaattttaagaaattcaaaataaaacttttgatttCTGCCCCCAAACCCTTTCCTTCCTCAGTCTTTTCCATCTCAGTTACTGACACCACCATTAAAGTCAGACACCTGAAAATCATGCCAAAATCTTTCCTTCATTTCACACTAACATATCGGTAAATCCTGTTTCCACCTCCAACATATTATGAACTCAACCATCTCTGACCTCTGCTATAACCCTTGACCAAATCATTATTTCTTGCCTAAAGTACTGCAATAGCCTTTAAAATGGTGCCTTTCACTTCTGTCATCCTCAAATCTAAgttccacacagcagccagagtgacattttaaaaatgcaaatcatatCAAGACCATTCATTCTGCTTAAACCCCTTCCCTTTTACACTTCAAATAAATTCAACCTCTTTACCTCAGCCTATTAGGCCATCATCTGTCCTCTGTGACAATCACATTTTATAccattcttcatatatatatgtgtgtgtatatatacatatatacacacacatatatatatcattctTTACCTACTACATACTACATGACCACTACATTCCAACTTCACCagtctttttctcagttccttgaATACTCTGAATTCTTTCCCGCATGCGGAtatgctgcttcctctgcctggaaagctctgCCTTCACCTTCGGATTTCTGGTTTTCATTCCTCAAGTCTTCGCTTTAAACTTCACCTCTCAGAGAAATTTTCCTTGACCCCCTCCCCAAATAAGTACCCCCGCTGTATGCCACGCTCGCAGCTTGTTAATAACTGCTTTAATATCttgtttattgtattattttactaCAGTCTGTAAGCTCCGAGAGGGAAAAGACCACGCCTATTTTGGT harbors:
- the NEK8 gene encoding serine/threonine-protein kinase Nek8 isoform X3 — encoded protein: MEKYERIRVVGRGAFGIVHLCLRKADQKLVIIKQIPVEQMTKEERQAAQNECQVLKLLNHPNVIEYYENFLEDKALMIAMEYAPGGPASLHWPGSKGLSSLEQTDTDQPAFLLRTGGTLAEFIQKRCNSLLEEETILHFFVQILLALHHVHTHLILHRDLKTQNILLDKHRMVVKIGDFGISKILSSKSKAYTVVGTPCYISPELCEGKPYNQKSDIWALGCVLYELASLKRAFEAANLPALVLKIMSGTFAPISDRYSPELRQLVLSLLSLEPSRRPPLSHIMAQPLCIRALLNLHTDLGSVRMRRAEKSLVPGPPMAPGGSTGSRSTGARCRGIPRGPPRPAIPPPLSSVYAWGGGLSAPLRLPMLNTEVVQVAAGRTQKAGVTRSGRLILWEAPPLGAGGGALLPGAVEQQLPQFISRFLEGQSGVTIKHVACGDLFTACLTDRGIIMTFGSGSNGCLGHGSLNDLSQPTIVEALLGYEMVQVACGASHVLALSTERELFAWGRGDGGRLGLGTRESHSSPQQVSMPPGQEAQRVVCGIDSSMILTVPGRALACGSNRFNKLGLDHLSLGEEPAPHQQVEEALSFTPLGSAPLDQEPLLSVDLGTAHSAAVTASGDCYTFGSNQHGQLGTSARRVSRAPCQVQGLQNIKIAMVACGDAFTVAIGAEGEVYSWGKGARGRLGRRDEDAGLPRPVQLDETHPYTVTSVSCCHGNTLLAVRPVTDEPIPP
- the NEK8 gene encoding serine/threonine-protein kinase Nek8 isoform X1, with amino-acid sequence MEKYERIRVVGRGAFGIVHLCLRKADQKLVIIKQIPVEQMTKEERQAAQNECQVLKLLNHPNVIEYYENFLEDKALMIAMEYAPGGPASLHWPGSKGLSSLEQTDTDQPAFLLRTGGTLAEFIQKRCNSLLEEETILHFFVQILLALHHVHTHLILHRDLKTQNILLDKHRMVVKIGDFGISKILSSKSKAYTVVGTPCYISPELCEGKPYNQKSDIWALGCVLYELASLKRAFEAANLPALVLKIMSGTFAPISDRYSPELRQLVLSLLSLEPSRRPPLSHIMAQPLCIRALLNLHTDLGSVRMRRAEKSLVPGPPMAPGGSTGSRSTGARCRGIPRGPPRPAIPPPLSSVYAWGGGLSAPLRLPMLNTEVVQVAAGRTQKAGVTRSGRLILWEAPPLGAGGGALLPGAVEQQLPQFISRFLEGQSGVTIKHVACGDLFTACLTDFASNFLLLQPMDWPLWKNSPTSLPSLSSPTPSADRGIIMTFGSGSNGCLGHGSLNDLSQPTIVEALLGYEMVQVACGASHVLALSTERELFAWGRGDGGRLGLGTRESHSSPQQVSMPPGQEAQRVVCGIDSSMILTVPGRALACGSNRFNKLGLDHLSLGEEPAPHQQVEEALSFTPLGSAPLDQEPLLSVDLGTAHSAAVTASGDCYTFGSNQHGQLGTSARRVSRAPCQVQGLQNIKIAMVACGDAFTVAIGAEGEVYSWGKGARGRLGRRDEDAGLPRPVQLDETHPYTVTSVSCCHGNTLLAVRPVTDEPIPP
- the NEK8 gene encoding serine/threonine-protein kinase Nek8 isoform X2; amino-acid sequence: MEKYERIRVVGRGAFGIVHLCLRKADQKLVIIKQIPVEQMTKEERQAAQNECQVLKLLNHPNVIEYYENFLEDKALMIAMEYAPGGTLAEFIQKRCNSLLEEETILHFFVQILLALHHVHTHLILHRDLKTQNILLDKHRMVVKIGDFGISKILSSKSKAYTVVGTPCYISPELCEGKPYNQKSDIWALGCVLYELASLKRAFEAANLPALVLKIMSGTFAPISDRYSPELRQLVLSLLSLEPSRRPPLSHIMAQPLCIRALLNLHTDLGSVRMRRAEKSLVPGPPMAPGGSTGSRSTGARCRGIPRGPPRPAIPPPLSSVYAWGGGLSAPLRLPMLNTEVVQVAAGRTQKAGVTRSGRLILWEAPPLGAGGGALLPGAVEQQLPQFISRFLEGQSGVTIKHVACGDLFTACLTDFASNFLLLQPMDWPLWKNSPTSLPSLSSPTPSADRGIIMTFGSGSNGCLGHGSLNDLSQPTIVEALLGYEMVQVACGASHVLALSTERELFAWGRGDGGRLGLGTRESHSSPQQVSMPPGQEAQRVVCGIDSSMILTVPGRALACGSNRFNKLGLDHLSLGEEPAPHQQVEEALSFTPLGSAPLDQEPLLSVDLGTAHSAAVTASGDCYTFGSNQHGQLGTSARRVSRAPCQVQGLQNIKIAMVACGDAFTVAIGAEGEVYSWGKGARGRLGRRDEDAGLPRPVQLDETHPYTVTSVSCCHGNTLLAVRPVTDEPIPP
- the NEK8 gene encoding serine/threonine-protein kinase Nek8 isoform X4 produces the protein MEKYERIRVVGRGAFGIVHLCLRKADQKLVIIKQIPVEQMTKEERQAAQNECQVLKLLNHPNVIEYYENFLEDKALMIAMEYAPGGTLAEFIQKRCNSLLEEETILHFFVQILLALHHVHTHLILHRDLKTQNILLDKHRMVVKIGDFGISKILSSKSKAYTVVGTPCYISPELCEGKPYNQKSDIWALGCVLYELASLKRAFEAANLPALVLKIMSGTFAPISDRYSPELRQLVLSLLSLEPSRRPPLSHIMAQPLCIRALLNLHTDLGSVRMRRAEKSLVPGPPMAPGGSTGSRSTGARCRGIPRGPPRPAIPPPLSSVYAWGGGLSAPLRLPMLNTEVVQVAAGRTQKAGVTRSGRLILWEAPPLGAGGGALLPGAVEQQLPQFISRFLEGQSGVTIKHVACGDLFTACLTDRGIIMTFGSGSNGCLGHGSLNDLSQPTIVEALLGYEMVQVACGASHVLALSTERELFAWGRGDGGRLGLGTRESHSSPQQVSMPPGQEAQRVVCGIDSSMILTVPGRALACGSNRFNKLGLDHLSLGEEPAPHQQVEEALSFTPLGSAPLDQEPLLSVDLGTAHSAAVTASGDCYTFGSNQHGQLGTSARRVSRAPCQVQGLQNIKIAMVACGDAFTVAIGAEGEVYSWGKGARGRLGRRDEDAGLPRPVQLDETHPYTVTSVSCCHGNTLLAVRPVTDEPIPP